The Pochonia chlamydosporia 170 chromosome 1, whole genome shotgun sequence genome window below encodes:
- a CDS encoding SCP-like extracellular (similar to Metarhizium robertsii ARSEF 23 XP_007820336.2) encodes MKNFSGLVVSCLLLNSRSVIASSDDPTAALAIVNQARQAKGVQPLTWDPNLKTYAQLWADEMGSGRQPFEHAPASYRPSQGENLYEQSAGQCDAAYDNPLQTAMRAWLSQESLYTGQPITTGHEPWLHWSQCMWSSTTRIGCARAYSISEPYKFFDVCRFAPEGNINRFRAVLKENASLDQDEECGPAKGQI; translated from the exons ATGAAGAACTTCTCTGGCTTAGTCGTCTCCTGCCTCTTACTTAACAGCAGATCCGTTATAGCAAGCAGTGATGATCCAACTGCTGCATTGGCAATTGTGAaccaagctcgtcaagccaAAGGCGTGCAACCTCTCACCTGGGACCCCAACTTGAAAACCTACGCTCAACTTTGGGCAGATGAGATGGGAAGTGGGAGGCAGCCGTTTGAACACGCCCCGGCTTCATATCGCCCCAGCCAGGGAGAAAACTTGTATGAACAGTCGGCCGGTCAGTGCGATGCAGCTTACGACAACCCCCTTCAGACGGCAATGCGTGCGTGGCTGTCGCAAGAGAGTTTGTATACTGGTCAGCCGATAACTACTGGGCACgagccatggctgcattGGT CTCAGTGTATGTGGTCTTCTACCACACGAATTGGTTGTGCTCGTGCGTACAGCATCTCTGAGCCGTACAAGTTCTTCGACGTCTGCCGATTCGCTCCCGAAGGAAACAT AAACCGTTTTAGAGCCGTTTTGAAGGAGAATGCCAGTTTGGACCAGGACGAGGAATGCGGTCCCGCCAAAGGCCAAATCTGA
- a CDS encoding Zinc finger, DNL-type (similar to Metarhizium robertsii ARSEF 23 XP_007820337.1), producing MASRATTSISPLLRQLRPQRLRAIPFQQHTFRSAKTTPIAIRAAHSIPRPPKKPVYLKPEAEAQATESSEPPTSEGERPEINPAYYQLSFTCVPCSHRSHHNVSKQGYHTGSVLITCPSCRNRHVISDHLNIFGDRKITVEDLMREKGKLVKRGSLGEDGDIEFWPEEASAQTENAKE from the coding sequence atggcatccagaGCAACAACTTCCATCTCCCCCCTTCTGCGCCAGCTGCGCCCCCAGAGACTCCGCGCAATCCCCTTTCAACAACACACCTTCCGATCCGCAAAGACCACGCCCATCGCCATACGAGCAGCACACTCCATTCCTCGCCCGCCCAAAAAACCAGTCTACTTGAAACCCGAGGCCGAGGCGCAGGCCACCGAGTCCAGCGAACCGCCCACAAGCGAAGGGGAACGACCAGAGATCAATCCCGCGTACTACCAGCTATCATTCACCTGCGTGCCGTGCAGCCACCGCAGCCATCATAATGTATCGAAGCAGGGCTATCACACGGGCTCTGTGCTGATTACGTGTCCTAGCTGTCGAAATCGGCATGTCATTAGCGATCACTTGAATATCTTTGGGGATAGGAAAATTACTGTGGAGGACTTGATGCGAGAAAAGGGGAAGCTTGTCAAGAGGGGTAGTCTTGGTGAGGATGGGGATATTGAATTTTGGCCGGAGGAGGCGAGTGCCCAGACGGAAAATGCGAAGGAGTAA
- a CDS encoding CWFJ domain-containing protein (similar to Magnaporthe oryzae 70-15 XP_003712955.1) — translation MAAPKIIVLGSLNGQLEPALKKLATLHAKNSFSLAILTGDVFTPSTDDATVSALLDGTLEVPLPTYFTIGTHSLPPRIATKVEAEEEICHNLHFLGKRSITKTSDGLRIVALGGLLDTNVVGGQSKEQHLPFHTDDDAKGLRGANSADILLTSMWPANVWNGSKITLEASQQAAVQSTQGIAELCAALKPRYHISSSPSAFFYEREPFVHPSSSETEPPTITRFISMAPYGNEAKAKAMYAFTLNKSDASVPPGVTASPFTSHKKRARNDDSSYSRFGHHDNNRHGRHNKRRRASPPPGPDKCYFCLSNPNISAHMCCSVGDESYVTTAKGPLPTPTTFSDAGLSFSGHLIIIPLPHAPTIPSMGATADPSSDAVRSYNEMTRFRESIQAMIASKTSYKLGVVTWEISRDRNIHLIWQLIPLPAEMIRNDIAEAAFRVEAENQKYPSFTTRELSLEEQPTFGDYFRVWLWADNGEDKIKGKSLVMPLASDMRFDLQFGRRVIAKLLGLEDRFIWQDCEQTVEEETADVEAFREAFKEWDFTLE, via the exons ATGGCTGCCCCAAAGAT TATCGTACTTGGCAGCCTCAATGGCCAACTTGAGCCGGCgctcaagaagctggccacTCTTCACGCGAAGAATAGCTTCTCGCTAGCAATCCTTACCGGCGACGTCTTTACCCCATCAACCGATGACGCGACAGTATCCGCCTTACTAGACGGCACATTAGAAGTGCCCCTGCCTACCTACTTTACCATCGGGACGCATTCGCTCCCGCCACGAATCGCGACGAAAGTGGAAGCCGAGGAAGAAATTTGCCATAATCTACATTTCCTGGGTAAGCGCAGCATTACCAAGACCTCAGATGGCCTTCGTATAGTCGCGCTCGGCGGTCTTTTGGACACAAATGTAGTGGGTGGGCAGTCGAAAGAGCAGCATCTACCGTTCCACACCGACGATGATGCAAAGGGATTGAGAGGCGCCAACAGCGCCGACATATTATTAACGTCAATGTGGCCTGCCAACGTCTGGAACGGATCCAAGATCACTCTAGAAGCGTCTCAGCAGGCAGCCGTCCAGAGCACACAAGGCATCGCAGAGCTATGCGCGGCCCTCAAACCGCGCTACCAcatatcatcatcaccaagcGCATTCTTCTACGAGCGCGAACCCTTCGTTCACCCATCCAGCTCAGAAACAGAGCCCCCCACCATCACGAGGTTCATTTCCATGGCCCCATACGGCaacgaagccaaagcaaaagcaaTGTATGCCTTCACACTCAACAAATCCGACGCCAGCGTGCCTCCCGGCGTAACAGCCTCGCCATTCACCTCGCACAAAAAACGAGCTCGAAACGACGACAGCAGCTACAGTCGCTTCGGACACCacgacaacaacagacaCGGCCGACACAACAAACGCCGCCGGGCATCACCTCCCCCCGGCCCGGACAAATGCTACTTCTGCCtctccaaccccaacatcTCAGCCCACATGTGCTGCAGCGTCGGCGACGAATCCTACGTCACAACCGCCAAGGGCCCcctcccaactccaaccaccTTCTCCGACGCAGGCCTCAGCTTCTCAGGCCACTTGATCATCATCCCGCTCCCACACGCACCCACCATCCCCAGCATGGGAGCAACCGCAGACCCATCCTCCGACGCCGTACGCTCCTACAACGAAATGACGCGCTTCCGCGAATCCATCCAAGCAATGATAGCTTCAAAAACATCCTACAAACTCGGCGTCGTGACCTGGGAAATCTCCCGCGACCGCAACATCCACCTAATATGGCAACTCATCCCCTTACCCGCAGAAATGATCCGCAACGACATCGCAGAAGCGGCGTTCCGCGTGGAAGCCGAAAACCAGAAATACCcctccttcaccaccagGGAACTTAGTCTCGAAGAACAGCCCACCTTTGGAGATTACTTCCGCGTCTGGCTGTGGGCCGATAACGGCGAGGACAAAATTAAGGGCAAGTCCCTCGTTATGCCTCTCGCGTCGGACATGCGCTTCGATCTCCAGTTCGGGCGGCGCGTCATTGCGAAATTGCTGGGGCTAGAGGACCGCTTCATCTGGCAGGACTGCGAGCAGACTGTCGAGGAAGAGACTGCCGACGTGGAAGCCTTTAGGGAGGCGTTCAAAGAATGGGACTTTACGCTGGAATAG
- a CDS encoding U3 small nucleolar RNA-associated protein 20 (similar to Magnaporthe oryzae 70-15 XP_003712944.1) has protein sequence MPSRSSGRIEKVRKNKFSTPHQKNHRWESFSTKISKFNSLQPLRKVRRHDLDNEDLSTTTSYFQTGLQKWGELNISKSFSFFKRDVLPLSESLPQILHFEDKIMERLAHYISLNDKDALEPLLDLMTAFAHDLGVRFEKHYLQSINLLLDIAGKTQPVDVIEWTFGAMAFLFKYLSKLLVPNLRPTFDLMAPLLGRSRHPQHIARFAAEAMSFLVKKAAAPSHREVALKALVEHVRDDLVSVAEDRQFTLYNDGLMTMFAEAIKGTDLTIHSTGGAIVSALVDAIPENECDLARENIWSDVICGVLTSVVHHGTADTMGEFMEEILANLRHKKESMEGSKVQWKTVPYIKILGVLAGVRRGNRVTNWDGILGEFMDILSMTGKGAVDIRQDQVDILWNSVVVKIAIIWHHAPMDALIPHISTLTQTLTKEPFMRWFIPFCAYFCDLDTSRFGSLFRSEFQKFIAAHWSQGQNEDVLCVLLPKMIKSRAFPPLGEKDCCRLPQAWQDQIVSKFERLEISPFPERGPYNKDPQVWRDRCLPKYAGLLQLLELTAVHPSTNARIAELLSRKLKLALRPSSSLASDEVHFIVSQGFHAYLRMSKAAGSIDTSLSPLLRAAVPRFARSVGFLEAYLQYEKVQKDAPAAAEKNEETGGDSPTLEDDPVVVSLVENLSSPSHEIRLASLELLKQTSENDATRECVDIMLQIEQTPLSHEHTRAIAMYLRKMGLHYNTIDTTSWLRNGIPRYMFGLLTVKLSPVWDEAAENLKYLTQSKIGEEAVSTIAFQWIDHPSMRWTPPSSDNAGGDRRSYTDFECTALGSLERSANAIQDFTENADDALLKDFDEKQHLVDSTPPTARSRALKVLNAAPAVAEKRSRQLVPHFLCWAIEEDEVDGSEAARSQAATWSLADRKAILGILAQFINPKVLYQHERVYEALLLLMENGDGEVQKLALKAILAWKQEGVKSYQENLEYLLDDARFKNELAVFLQGENIIKPEHRLELMPVLLRLLYGRTIAKKGAASGRNGLQATRLAVLRNLSVEDMGSFLDIAAGKLKDAQVVVAKAQRKKLFSAPIITSRKQVGFLNMISALIAELGTNVEPYMNTLVNAVLYCLVYSSRQLSGTPGDGDDKDEDHEEKTSDLSLLKSARSIGIKCLTALFQNAQNFQWDPYQELIIEEVVAPRLDNLPVETTQGVSGMLHLLSTWSALPRAAMFLGPHGDVLPHGVLPKIIDCISKEKTKDEVKLFVLALLQNLVKLALAPAQESDFNEVIKAELLEANATEILSKITTVLHTSGISNDLLEACVETVLALAPVLQDLDNTQTVIRMCSFLLQQPPRRVNPKAKGRILLIVERFVALPDAGKDQVLLSDVYNTLSSLFSYFKDRENRQSLSRAMMAISNQDPEISEIASFCNELNTFKERRIDEPDYDRRLAAFNAISMNRDVSWTPKQWLPIVHNLIFFIRMDEEFGVLSSNSADGMRRYVKDVADTQSEDVKSAFDSQMGSVLLPALYSGSREQSDTVRREYLRVMGYIITVMPDWDPVADLSGLLTERSEESSEPSFFFNILSPATARQLEALRTLEAANAEHQMSSQNLGQFFIPLLEHFIYGREDGSDDHGLGAQATTTIGNLALSLSWNHYRTTLYRYISYIESRSEMQKQTVRLLGKFVDALVLSSENNRTDGMDVDEIETKPDVLRLQATAPKMDQLSVDVLDYILPPIIKHLHEKDESEVSYRVPVGVVIVKLLKLLPPEKMNQKLAGVLTDICHILRSKAWESREMARDTLVKIAVVLGPSFFGFILKELRGALTRGYQLHVLSYTMHSILVATVPTFAAGDLDHCLPSVVTVIMDDIFGVIGQEKDAEGYTTQMKEIKSSKSQDSMELAAKNASVSHLIDLVKPLQALLMEKVDLKMVRKIDALMGRIGSGLLQNPGAESRDTLVFCYEIIQHTYQARKPEAEKKMDPRVRKYLVQKGAKKSGERGSIAKHTYKLVRFAFDILRSMFKKYDDLRTPENVAGFLPIIGDAIIDGEDEVKISAFRLLAVLVKVPFNSEDGTGIYRVAVKEAFKSISQSTATTTDISQAALKLLAVLMRDRKDVVVKDAAVDMLLGKLKEDFTEPLYRHVTFNFLRSVMDRRIETAAVYDILDHVGTVMITNDDKDTRDLARGAFFQFIREYPQKKARWAKQLNFIVANLKYDREGGRLSVMEIVHLLLMKSSDDFVQEIVGTCFLPLFFVLANDDSEKCRLAAGELMKEIFQKADKERTQQFLGLLRTWLDKEDNAAVQKLGLQIFGYYYQSHEDAQNNKKDCRLVLNKSTAILKAEDIRDTDNQLIETTLGVTQLLGSTMSEETLSAKREELWSNVARYLRHPEPSVKLAAVRSVNSYLADFAKQRTKAFAGEAIDGPYGLTLDLEDMYNFTRLALGSLNSNAIDETLSAELVQVIIFLGTCLPVSATPEEDLDEEAEEHDEDTAAEGKREGVDYLFWRLSHILRREIPPRCLAINSKVAAMEILETVCRRILNTSSRPSLKTVLVPLQQLTDPSIPAPFSNDEVFKTKLEGIKTRAQIMMDSLQKKFGTAEYSKVLMEIREEVKARRQQRTSKRKIEAITQPEKYGRDKRKKFEKNKERRKVRSKEQKAARQSFKGW, from the exons ATGCCGTCCAGGTCGTCTGGGCGCATTGAAAAAGTGCGGAAAAATAAattctcaacaccacatcaaAAAAATCACAGATGGGAGTCGTTCTCTACCAAAATCTCAAAGTTTAATTCGCTGCAACCACTGCGAAAAGTTCGACGACATGACCTCGATAACGAAGACTTGTCGACAACGACGTCGTACTTTCAAACTGGGTTACAGAAATGGGGCGAATTGAATATATCAAAAAGCTTTAGCTTCTTCAAACGAGATGTGTTGCCGCTGTCGGAAAGCCTACCGCAGATTTTGCATTTCGAGGACAAGATCATGGAACGTCTTGCTCACTATATTTCTCTGAACGATAAGGACGCTTTAGAGCCTCTACTAGATCTGATGACGGCGTTTGCGCATGATCTGGGTGTGCGATTTGAGAAGCATTATCTGCAAAGCATAAACTTGTTGCTGGATATTGCGGGCAAGACGCAGCCTGTGGACGTTATTGAGTGGACCTTTGGTGCCATGGCATTCTTGTTCAAGTATCTCTCGAAACTGCTCGTTCCCAACTTACGACCAACATTCGACCTCATGGCGCCGTTGCTCGGACGATCTCGACACCCACAGCACATTGCCCGTTTCGCCGCCGAAGCAATGAGTTTTCTTGTCAAGAAGGCGGCTGCTCCATCTCACAGAGAAGTGGCCCTGAAGGCTCTCGTTGAGCATGTAAGGGATGATCTTGTGAGCGTGGCTGAAGATCGCCAATTTACGCTGTACAATGACGGTTTGATGACCATGTTTGCTGAGGCCATCAAGGGGACCGACTTGACGATTCATTCTACCGGTGGTGCTATTGTGTCTGCTCTAGTTGACGCAATACCCGAGAATGAGTGTGATCTCGCTCGAGAAAACATTTGGTCAGATGTCATTTGTGGAGTCTTGACTAGCGTTGTGCATCACGGCACTGCGGACACCATGGGCGAATTTATGGAGGAGATCCTAGCAAACCTTCGACACAAAAAGGAGTCCATGGAAGGCAGCAAAGTACAGTGGAAGACGGTGCCGTATATCAAAATCCTTGGTGTTTTGGCGGGAGTCAGAAGAGGCAATCGTGTTACTAATTGGGATGGGATTCTTGGAGAATTCATGGACATTCTGAGTATGACGGGTAAGGGTGCTGTGGATATCAGACAGGATCAGGTTGACATCCTCTGGAATTCCGTCGTTGTAAAAATCGCAATCATTTGGCACCATGCGCCCATGGATGCTTTGATACCCCATATCTCGACTCTCACCCAGACACTCACGAAGGAGCCATTTATGAGATGGTTTATTCCTTTCTGCGCATATTTTTGCGACCTGGATACTAGTCGATTTGGCAGCCTCTTTCGATCTGAATTCCAAAA ATTTATTGCTGCCCATTGGTCTCAAGGGCAGAACGAGGATGTTCTTTGCGTACTGCTTCCCAAGATGATCAAAAGTCGAGCTTTCCCTCCTTTGGGTGAAAAGGATTGCTGCAGATTACCTCAAGCCTGGCAAGATCAAATAGTGTCAAAGTTTGAACGCCTAGAAATATCTCCGTTCCCTGAACGTGGACCCTATAACAAAGATCCTCAGGTATGGCGGGATCGATGCCTGCCAAAGTACGCTGGtttgctgcagcttcttgagctcaCAGCCGTCCATCCTTCTACCAATGCCCGAATTGCCGAGTTATTATCGAGAAAGTTGAAATTAGCTCTCCGGCCGTCGTCATCCCTGGCATCTGATGAGGTGCATTTCATTGTTAGCCAGGGATTTCACGCATATTTACGAATGAGCAAGGCGGCAGGGTCGATTGACACATCTTTGAGCCCTTTACTTCGGGCGGCAGTGCCGCGATTTGCACGCTCTGTCGGATTTCTGGAGGCGTACTTGCAATATGAGAAGGTCCAAAAAGATGCACCTGCAGCCGCCGAGAAGAACGAAGAGACGGGTGGTGACAGCCCAACATTGGAGGATGACCCTGTCGTTGTATCTCTGGTGGAAAACCTCAGCTCGCCTTCACACGAAATTAGACTAGCTTCACTGGAGCTACTGAAACAGACGAGCGAAAACGATGCAACGAGAGAATGTGTGGACATCATGCTGCAGATCGAACAAACGCCATTGAGTCATGAGCACACCAGAGCCATCGCAATGTACCTGCGCAAAATGGGCCTACACTACAACACCATTGACACTACAAGCTGGCTACGCAACGGCATCCCAAGATACATGTTTGGCTTGTTGACTGTGAAACTCTCACCAGTTTGGGACGAGGCGGCGGAGAACCTGAAATATCTTACTCAGTCCAAAATCGGAGAGGAAGCTGTTTCTACTATCGCATTTCAATGGATTGACCATCCGTCCATGAGGTGGACGCCGCCGAGTTCTGACAACGCAGGCGGTGACAGGAGATCCTACACAGATTTTGAATGCACTGCCCTCGGGAGTCTTGAGCGGTCAGCCAACGCAATCCAAGACTTTACGGAGAATGCAGATGATGCGCTCCTCAAGGATTTTGACGAGAAACAACATTTGGTTGACTCCACGCCGCCCACGGCGAGGTCGAGAGCTCTCAAAGTTCTCAACGCCGCTCCAGCTGTTGCTGAGAAACGGTCCCGTCAGCTTGTACCTCACTTCCTCTGTTGGGCaattgaagaagatgaagttgatggtaGCGAGGCCGCACGATCCCAAGCAGCGACCTGGTCCTTGGCTGACCGCAAGGCTATTCTGGGCATTTTGGCCCAGTTTATCAATCCAAAGGTACTCTACCAACATGAAAGAGTTTACGAAGCACTTCTGTTGCTTATGGagaatggcgatggcgaagTGCAGAAACTGGCTCTTAAAGCCATCTTAGCCTGGAAACAAGAAGGTGTCAAGTCGTACCAAGAGAACTTGGAGTACCTTCTGGACGATGCGCGATTCAAGAACGAGCTGGCAGTCTTCCTTCAAGGGGAAAATATCATCAAACCGGAACACCGGCTTGAGCTAATGCCCgttcttctccgtcttctctACGGCCGAACCATTGCTAAGAAGGGCGCTGCGAGTGGAAGGAACGGGCTTCAAGCAACTCGACTTGCTGTGCTGCGAAATCTATCAGTTGAAGACATGGGATCTTTCCTCGATATTGCAGCAGGGAAGTTAAAAGATGCCCAAGTGGTGGTGGCCAAGGCCCAGCGAAAGAAGCTGTTCAGTGCACCGATCATTACATCGCGAAAGCAAGTTGGTTTCTTAAACATGATTTCAGCTCTTATTGCTGAACTGGGAACCAACGTCGAGCCATACATGAACACTCTTGTCAATGCAGTCCTGTACTGTCTTGTTTATTCTTCAAGGCAACTAAGCGGCACGCCgggggatggtgatgacaaGGACGAAGATCACGAGGAAAAAACCAGTGATCTCTCGCTTCTCAAATCAGCGAGGTCTATAGGCATCAAGTGTCTGACAGCATTGTTCCAGAATGCGCAAAACTTTCAATGGGACCCATATCAAGAGCTGATCATCGAGGAGGTGGTGGCTCCAAGACTCGACAACCTCCCCGTTGAGACGACGCAAGGCGTATCAGGCATGCTTCACCTACTTTCCACTTGGTCCGCTCTGCCAAGAGCAGCAATGTTCCTCGGGCCACACGGCGATGTTCTTCCTCATGGTGTGCTACCAAAAATCATCGACTGCATATCCAAAGAAAAGACCAAGGACGAAGTGAAGCTTTTTGTCCTTGCACTTTTGCAGAATCTGGTCAAGCTCGCCCTGGCGCCAGCTCAAGAGTCTGACTTTAATGAAGTTATCAAAGCCGAACTCCTAGAAGCCAACGCCACTGAGATCCTGTCAAAAATTACAACTGTCTTGCATACAAGTGGCATCAGTAACGACCTTCTGGAGGCTTGTGTTGAGACCGTCCTGGCTCTTGCCCCCGTGCTGCAAGACTTGGACAATACACAGACGGTTATCCGAATGTGTAGTTTCCTCTTGCAACAACCGCCTCGTCGAGTGAACCCCAAGGCGAAGGGACGAATTCTGCTCATTGTCGAGCGATTTGTAGCATTGCCAGATGCTGGCAAGGACCAGGTGTTGTTGTCAGACGTCTACAATACTCTTTCGTCCCTGTTCAGCTACTTCAAAGACAGGGAAAATCGACAATCCCTCTCGAGGGCTATGATGGCGATTTCGAACCAGGATCCTGAAATTTCTGAAATCGCTAGTTTCTGCAATGAGCTGAACACTTTCAAGGAACGGAGGATCGATGAGCCAGACTATGATCGTCGTCTGGCCGCCTTCAATGCAATTTCCATGAATCGTGATGTTTCTTGGACTCCGAAACAATGGCTTCCAATTGTTCACAATCTCATCTTTTTTATCCGTATGGATGAAGAGTTCGGAGTGTTATCGTCGAACTCTGCAGATGGCATGCGTCGCTATGTCAAGGATGTCGCAGACACCCAATCGGAAGATGTGAAGTCCGCCTTTGACAGTCAGATGGGCTCGGTTCTCCTACCTGCGTTGTACTCTGGTTCAAGAGAGCAATCGGACACTGTACGAAGAGAATACTTGCGTGTCATGGGCtacatcatcaccgtcatgCCAGACTGGGACCCTGTTGCCGATTTGAGTGGGCTTTTGACAGAACGCAGCGAAGAATCATCGGAGCcgtctttcttcttcaacattctAAGTCCTGCTACTGCAAGGCAGCTGGAGGCTCTCCGAACACTCGAGGCAGCCAATGCGGAACACCAAATGAGCAGCCAGAATCTTGGGCAATTTTTCATTCCGTTACTGGAGCATTTCATCTACGGCCGAGAAGATGGTAGTGATGATCACGGCCTTGGTGCACAGGCTACCACTACTATTGGGAATCTGGCGCTGTCTTTGAGCTGGAATCATTATCGAACGACGCTCTATCGGTACATTAGCTACATCGAATCCAGATCAGAGATGCAGAAGCAAACCGTTCGACTCTTGGGAAAGTTTGTGGATGCGCTTGTGCTTTCCTCGGAGAACAACAGAACTGACGGCATGGACGTTGATGAAATTGAGACAAAACCTGATGTCTTGAGACTGCAAGCCACTGCGCCAAAGATGGATCAACTGTCTGTTGACGTTCTCGATTATATTCTCCCACCCATCATTAAGCACCTTCACGAGAAAGACGAGTCTGAAGTCAGTTACCGTGTTCCCGTTGGCGTGGTAATTGTGAAATTATTGAAGCTGCTACCACCGGAGAAAATGAACCAGAAGCTGGCAGGAGTTCTCACGGATATATGCCACATTCTCCGAAGTAAAGCCTGGGAGTCGCGTGAGATGGCACGAGACACCTTGGTCAAGATCGCAGTTGTTCTGGGACCGTCTTTCTTTGGGTTTATTCTCAAAGAACTTCGCGGAGCTCTTACAAGGGGCTATCAACTGCACGTTCTGTCATATACGATGCATTCTATCTTGGTCGCCACAGTGCCTACTTTTGCGGCTGGCGACCTGGACCACTGTCTGCCTTCAGTGGTTACCGTAATCATGGACGATATTTTCGGCGTtattggccaagaaaagGATGCTGAAGGCTACACGACGCAAATGaaggaaatcaagagcagcaagagtCAAGATTCTATGGAGCTGGCGGCTAAGAATGCGTCTGTTAGTCACCTCATTGATCTTGTCAAGCCACTACAGGCCCTTTTAATGGAAAAGGTTGACTTGAAGATGGTGCGCAAGATCGACGCTTTAATGGGCCGTATTGGCTCTGGGCTTCTCCAGAACCCCGGCGCTGAATCTCGTGATACACTGGTGTTCTGCTATGAGATCATTCAACACACCTATCAAGCGCGGAAACCGGAGGCGGAGAAGaaaatggatccaagagTGAGAAAATATCTGGTCCAGAAAGGAGCAAAGAAGAGTGGTGAGCGTGGCAGCATAGCCAAGCACACATACAAGCTGGTGCGGTTCGCGTTTGACATTTTGCgctccatgttcaagaagTATGACGATCTCAGAACCCCAGAAAATGTTGCAGGGTTTCTCCCAATAATAGGAGATGCTATTATTGACGGGGAGGACGAGGTCAAGATTTCTGCATTCCGTCTTCTCGCAGTGCTCGTCAAGGTCCCTTTCAACTCGGAGGATGGCACGGGCATTTACCGAGTTGCAGTCAAGGAAGCTTTCAAAAGCATATCCCAATCCACCGCTACTACGACAGATATATCACAGGCCGCCCTCAAACTCTTGGCTGTGTTGATGCGTGATCGCAAGGATGTCGTTGTCAAAGATGCCGCAGTTGACAtgcttcttggcaagctgaAGGAAGACTTTACAGAGCCTCTTTACCGGCATGTGACCTTTAACTTTTTGCGATCTGTCATGGATCGCAGAATCGAGACTGCTGCGGTTTACGATATTTTGGACCATGTTGGCACGGTCATGATTACGAATGACGACAAAGATACCAGAGATTTGGCTCGTGGGGCCTTCTTCCAGTTCATCAGGGAATATCCTCAGAAGAAGGCTCGCTGGGCTAAACAACTCAACTTTATCGTGGCCAACTTGAAGTATGATCGAGAAGGCGGTCGCTTGTCCGTTATGGAAATCGTTCACCTTCTACTCATGAAGTCTTCGGACGACTTCGTCCAGGAGATTGTTGGCACCTGCTTCCTGCCGCTCTTTTTCGTTCTCGCCAACGATGACAGCGAGAAATGTCGCCTTGCGGCCGGTGAGCTGATGAAAGAGATATTCCAAAAAGCTGACAAAGAGCGAACTCAGCAATTCCTTGGGCTTCTCCGGACCTGGCTGGACAAGGAGGACAACGCAGCAGTGCAAAAGCTGGGTCTGCAAATCTTTGGGTACTATTACCAGTCACATGAAGATGCTCAAAACAATAAGAAGGATTGCAGACTAGTGTTGAACAAGTCTACAGCCATCCTGAAGGCAGAAGACATCAGGGATACTGATAACCAGCTCATCGAGACAACGCTTGGAGTCACCCAGCTGCTCGGCTCGACGATGAGTGAGGAGACGCTATCGGCCAAACGAGAGGAATTATGGAGCAACGTGGCTCGCTATCTTCGTCATCCAGAACCATCCGTGAAATTGGCAGCGGTGCGATCGGTTAACTCATATCTGGCAGATTTTGCCAAACAGCGGACCAAAGCATTTGCGGGAGAGGCCATTGATGGACCGTATGGCCTCACTCTGGATCTGGAGGACATGTACAACTTCACACGCCTCGCACTCGGCTCACTGAACAGCAACGCAATTGACGAAACACTCTCCGCTGAGTTGGTGCAAGTCATTATCTTTCTAGGAACCTGTCTTCCTGTTTCCGCAACCCCCGAAGAAGACCTGgacgaagaagctgaggagCACGACGAAGACACGGCGGCCGAAGGAAAACGTGAAGGCGTGGACTACCTCTTTTGGCGCCTATCGCATATTCTTCGAAGAGAAATTCCTCCCAGATGTTTGGCTATCAATTCCAAGGTCGCGGCAATGGAAATCCTCGAGACAGTCTGTCGCCGCATCCTCAATACCTCAAGCCGACCTTCTCTCAAGACGGTTCTCGTGCCTCTGCAACAATTGACGGACCCGTCTATTCCTGCTCCCTTTAGCAATGACGAAGTTTTCAAGACGAAGCTTGAAGGCATCAAGACCAGAGCACAAATAATGATGGATTCTCTTCAGAAGAAATTTGGTACTGCAGAATACAGCAAGGTGCTGATGGAAATTAGAGAAGAGGTAAAGGCAAGGAGACAGCAGAGAACGAGCAAGAGGAAGATTGAAGCGATTACGCAACCGGAGAAGTATGGCCGAGACAAGAGAAAGAAGTtcgagaagaacaaggagagGAGGAAAGTGCGGtcaaaagaacaaaaggcGGCGAGACAATCTTTCAAGGGGTGGTAG